In Candidatus Amarolinea dominans, one genomic interval encodes:
- a CDS encoding NAD(P)/FAD-dependent oxidoreductase, which translates to MNEFSGTKRVGIIGAGIAGLAAAYDLTRQGCAVTIFEGAPVAGGLASGFKADTWQWPLERFYHHLFTSDSDIIRLTQEIGCQDLLIFRRPITSMWYQGKPYAFDSPLRLLAFPHLDWPNKFRMGFVFAYLRYVGKNWRAFEQTTSHAWLDRWMGPRGYNMLWRPMLEGKFGDHYQEVNLAWFWARIVKRSPRLGYFQGGFQAFVDALIARVTAQGAVVHLDSRVTNVRPAANRTLIVSHDRGEDTFDAVIATVSPSQMAALAPDLPAAYLGQLGQLKSMGAVVMTLALKHSLMHDTYWLNIPKAEGFPFLALVEHTNYIETTHYGGDHIIYLGDYLDPTHRYFSLSDQELLAVFLPALARINPDFRPDWVREAWVHKATYAQPVPPVNYSAMIPPLQTPIPGLFFASMSQVYPWDRGTNYAVEIGRRVAQQVQLSTQN; encoded by the coding sequence ATGAACGAATTCTCTGGCACAAAACGTGTGGGTATCATCGGCGCCGGCATCGCCGGACTGGCGGCCGCGTATGACTTGACGCGCCAGGGCTGCGCGGTGACGATCTTCGAGGGCGCACCGGTGGCCGGTGGTCTCGCTTCTGGCTTCAAGGCCGACACCTGGCAATGGCCGCTGGAACGCTTCTACCACCACCTGTTCACCTCCGACAGCGACATCATCCGCCTGACCCAGGAGATTGGCTGCCAGGACCTGCTCATCTTCCGCCGCCCCATCACCTCGATGTGGTACCAGGGCAAACCCTACGCCTTCGACTCACCCTTGCGCCTGCTGGCCTTTCCGCACCTGGACTGGCCCAACAAGTTCCGCATGGGTTTTGTCTTCGCCTACCTGCGCTATGTGGGCAAGAACTGGCGCGCCTTCGAGCAGACGACCTCGCACGCCTGGCTGGACCGCTGGATGGGGCCGCGCGGTTACAACATGCTGTGGCGGCCGATGTTGGAGGGCAAATTCGGCGATCACTACCAGGAAGTCAACCTGGCCTGGTTCTGGGCGCGCATCGTCAAACGCAGCCCGCGCCTCGGCTACTTCCAGGGTGGCTTTCAGGCCTTTGTAGATGCGCTGATCGCCAGGGTCACGGCCCAGGGTGCGGTCGTCCACCTCGATAGCCGCGTCACCAACGTGCGGCCGGCGGCCAACCGGACACTGATCGTCAGCCATGACCGCGGCGAAGACACCTTCGACGCGGTGATTGCCACGGTCAGTCCCAGCCAGATGGCAGCCCTGGCGCCTGACCTGCCCGCGGCGTACCTGGGTCAACTAGGCCAGCTCAAGAGCATGGGCGCGGTGGTGATGACCCTGGCGCTGAAGCACAGCCTGATGCATGACACCTACTGGCTGAACATCCCGAAAGCCGAGGGTTTCCCCTTCCTGGCGCTGGTCGAGCACACCAACTACATCGAAACGACGCATTACGGCGGCGATCACATCATTTACCTGGGCGACTACCTCGATCCCACGCATCGCTACTTCAGCCTGAGCGATCAGGAACTGCTGGCGGTTTTCTTGCCCGCGCTGGCGCGCATCAACCCGGACTTCCGGCCCGACTGGGTGCGCGAGGCCTGGGTACACAAGGCCACCTACGCGCAGCCGGTGCCGCCGGTCAACTATTCTGCCATGATCCCGCCGCTGCAAACACCCATCCCCGGCCTCTTCTTCGCCAGCATGAGCCAGGTCTACCCCTGGGATCGGGGCACCAATTATGCGGTGGAAATCGGCCGTCGGGTGGCGCAGCAGGTTCAACTTTCAACACAAAATTAG
- a CDS encoding Mrp/NBP35 family ATP-binding protein, with protein MFGKNHQVTEKDVLRALSAVIEPELHRDLVTLNMIKDIRIAGQEVGFTIVLTTPACPLRSQIESEASAAVAALPGVAQVQVNFDANVRTDRRIAGKLDIPVKNILAVGSGKGGVGKTTVAVNLAVALAQMGARVGILDADIYGPNVPMMMGVHAMPSPRGNKLTPPVAYGVEVMSMGFLVPAGEALIWRGPMLHSAIRQLFTDVNWGDLDYIIVDLPPGTGDAQLTLAQSVPLVGGVIVSTPQQVALSDAVRGLAAFRKLEVPILGIVENMAGDVFGSGGGEAAARQLGVPFLGRIMLDAAIRSGGDVGQPIVAVDPDSPQSQAFRQLAQAIAARISVMSMQPDPELRII; from the coding sequence ATGTTTGGTAAGAATCATCAAGTGACGGAGAAAGATGTTTTACGGGCGTTGAGCGCGGTCATAGAGCCGGAACTGCACCGGGACCTGGTCACGTTGAACATGATCAAGGACATCAGGATCGCGGGCCAGGAGGTCGGATTTACGATTGTGTTGACGACGCCGGCCTGCCCCCTGCGTTCGCAGATCGAGAGTGAGGCCTCGGCCGCGGTGGCCGCGCTGCCGGGCGTGGCGCAGGTGCAGGTCAACTTCGACGCCAACGTGAGGACCGATCGGCGTATTGCCGGCAAGCTGGATATTCCGGTCAAGAACATCCTGGCGGTGGGCAGCGGCAAGGGCGGCGTGGGCAAGACCACGGTCGCGGTCAACCTGGCCGTGGCGCTGGCGCAGATGGGCGCCCGGGTGGGCATTCTGGATGCCGATATCTACGGCCCCAATGTGCCGATGATGATGGGCGTGCATGCCATGCCCAGCCCGCGTGGCAACAAGCTGACGCCGCCGGTGGCCTATGGCGTGGAAGTGATGTCCATGGGCTTCCTGGTTCCGGCTGGCGAGGCGCTCATCTGGCGCGGGCCGATGCTGCACAGCGCCATTCGCCAGCTCTTCACCGATGTCAACTGGGGTGACCTGGATTACATCATCGTTGACTTGCCGCCGGGCACCGGTGATGCCCAATTGACCCTGGCGCAGTCGGTGCCGTTGGTTGGCGGGGTCATCGTCAGCACGCCGCAACAGGTGGCCCTGTCGGATGCGGTGCGCGGCCTGGCGGCCTTTCGCAAGCTCGAAGTGCCGATCCTGGGCATCGTGGAGAATATGGCCGGCGATGTCTTTGGCAGCGGCGGCGGCGAAGCGGCGGCCCGGCAGTTGGGCGTCCCCTTCCTGGGCCGCATCATGCTCGATGCCGCCATCCGCAGCGGCGGTGATGTCGGCCAGCCGATTGTGGCGGTTGACCCCGACTCACCGCAGAGTCAGGCCTTCCGCCAACTCGCGCAAGCCATTGCGGCGCGCATCAGCGTCATGTCCATGCAGCCAGACCCCGAACTGCGCATCATCTGA
- a CDS encoding YdcF family protein has protein sequence MPPPSEPLLGRRVFELVRNLMALLGVFTTVYVVGLTLIISWQASRDEARPVDAIVVLGTAQYNGRPSAVLAARLDHAISLYNQGVAPVLVTTGGSGRDSRFTEGGVGRTYAMGQGVPAGAILSEEGGASSWESLRNVAELLEARGWRRIVLVSDPFHMTRLSCGLGLEPSASPTRTSPISYRPAAEMFYVLREVAGVTVYVLTQAAASLL, from the coding sequence ATGCCACCACCCTCTGAACCCCTGCTTGGGCGACGCGTGTTCGAGCTGGTCCGCAATCTGATGGCGCTGTTGGGCGTCTTCACCACCGTCTACGTGGTGGGCCTGACGCTGATCATCTCCTGGCAGGCCAGCCGTGACGAGGCCCGGCCGGTTGATGCGATCGTGGTCCTGGGCACGGCACAGTACAACGGCCGGCCGTCGGCGGTGCTGGCCGCGCGGCTGGATCATGCCATCAGCCTGTACAATCAGGGGGTGGCGCCGGTGCTGGTGACAACCGGTGGCTCCGGCCGCGATTCCCGCTTCACCGAAGGCGGGGTAGGGCGCACCTACGCCATGGGCCAGGGCGTGCCGGCTGGCGCGATCCTGAGCGAAGAAGGCGGCGCCAGTTCGTGGGAAAGCCTGCGCAACGTCGCGGAACTGCTCGAGGCGCGTGGCTGGCGTCGCATCGTCCTCGTCAGCGACCCGTTTCACATGACACGACTGAGCTGTGGCCTGGGTTTGGAGCCGTCCGCTTCGCCCACGCGTACCTCGCCGATCTCTTACCGCCCCGCGGCCGAGATGTTCTACGTGCTGCGCGAAGTGGCCGGGGTGACCGTCTACGTTCTGACCCAGGCCGCCGCAAGCCTTCTGTGA
- a CDS encoding Ppx/GppA family phosphatase, with the protein MGIVQSQRMAIIDLGSNTARLVVMNAIPGFSYHQQDEIREVVRLRQGMSKKGLSREAIGRALATLRLFKRFCDSTQVDIILPTATSAVREAANGPAFIEQVRREVGLDLRILSGEQEASYGVLGALNEVAFTQGFVVDIGGGSAQISEVRDRRFFAGVSLTLGTLALTEGFIRNDPIKPAEFEAVQAEIGRQLDSVTWLGKGSGPLIGLGGAIRNLAKIEAARQAYPLNTLHGFTLRRASLEQTIELLRRLPLTERQAIPGLRTDRADIILPGALVIRAIMERLKVNELTVSANGLREGVFFEHFWQHFAYPVIPDVRRFSVLNMARTSTAIRKHTPIMCVTWRGASSSS; encoded by the coding sequence ATGGGGATAGTCCAGTCGCAGCGTATGGCGATTATTGACCTCGGCTCCAACACCGCGCGCCTGGTGGTCATGAACGCGATCCCCGGTTTTTCCTATCACCAACAGGACGAGATTCGCGAGGTGGTGCGTTTGCGCCAGGGCATGAGCAAGAAGGGCCTGAGTCGCGAAGCGATCGGGCGCGCCCTGGCAACCCTGCGGCTGTTCAAGCGCTTTTGCGACAGCACGCAGGTGGACATCATCCTGCCCACGGCAACCAGCGCCGTGCGTGAAGCGGCCAATGGTCCGGCCTTCATCGAGCAGGTGCGCCGCGAGGTGGGGCTTGACCTGCGCATCCTGAGCGGCGAACAGGAGGCGAGCTACGGGGTGCTGGGCGCACTCAATGAGGTTGCCTTCACGCAGGGCTTCGTGGTGGACATCGGCGGCGGCAGCGCGCAGATCAGCGAGGTGCGCGACCGCCGCTTTTTTGCCGGCGTCTCGTTGACGCTCGGCACCCTGGCGCTGACCGAAGGGTTCATCAGGAACGATCCCATCAAGCCGGCTGAGTTCGAGGCGGTGCAGGCCGAGATCGGCCGCCAGTTGGACAGCGTGACCTGGCTGGGCAAGGGGAGTGGGCCGCTGATTGGCCTGGGCGGCGCCATCCGCAACCTGGCCAAGATCGAAGCGGCTCGCCAGGCCTACCCGCTGAATACCCTGCACGGCTTCACCCTGCGCCGGGCCTCGCTGGAGCAGACGATCGAACTGCTGCGCAGGCTGCCCCTGACCGAGCGCCAGGCGATCCCCGGCCTGCGCACCGACCGCGCGGACATCATCCTACCGGGCGCGTTGGTCATCCGCGCCATCATGGAACGCCTCAAGGTCAACGAGCTGACCGTTTCGGCCAACGGCCTGCGTGAAGGGGTCTTCTTCGAGCACTTCTGGCAGCATTTTGCCTATCCGGTGATTCCGGATGTGCGGCGCTTCAGCGTGCTCAACATGGCGCGCACCTCTACAGCTATCAGAAAGCACACGCCAATCATGTGCGTTACCTGGCGCGGCGCATCTTCGAGCAGTTGA
- a CDS encoding choice-of-anchor B family protein, which translates to MQIIDLRDLPQSIALVNTYTGNGLGTIHTLSIDAQNGYLYLNGSNLANGGLIILDVHTDPIHPVEVGRWSTRYVHDSQIVTYPPNHPTYANRQIAVPVHRRASIDIVDVTNKAALVLLSHTTYTGLAYSHQGWLTPNFQYIYQDDELDEQNNLVPNMTTRIFDVSNLSSPQLAGTYVAANKTIDHNLYIRDHFLYESDYRNGLQILNISGPPRRCSPATHLSRQQLRLSTATGAIPFLPSGHIILADIERGLFVLRFNELPGSTTFTIAAAPQALNVCAGGSAQSTISIGQIREFLPTVNLSASNLQPEITANFWRLILLPGSSTAA; encoded by the coding sequence ATGCAGATCATTGACCTGCGCGATCTGCCGCAGAGCATTGCGCTCGTCAACACCTACACCGGCAACGGGTTGGGCACCATTCACACCCTCAGCATTGATGCACAGAATGGCTATCTCTACCTGAACGGTTCCAACCTGGCTAACGGCGGCCTCATCATCCTGGATGTCCACACCGATCCGATCCATCCGGTTGAAGTGGGGCGTTGGTCCACGCGCTACGTTCACGATTCCCAAATCGTCACCTATCCGCCCAACCATCCCACCTACGCCAATCGCCAGATCGCTGTTCCTGTACACCGGCGCGCGAGCATTGACATTGTGGATGTCACCAACAAGGCCGCGCTGGTTCTCTTGTCGCACACCACCTACACCGGCCTGGCCTATTCGCACCAGGGCTGGTTGACGCCGAATTTCCAGTACATCTACCAGGACGATGAACTGGACGAGCAAAACAACCTGGTGCCCAACATGACCACGCGCATCTTCGATGTGAGCAATCTGTCCAGCCCGCAACTGGCCGGCACCTATGTGGCGGCCAACAAGACGATTGACCATAATCTCTACATCCGCGACCACTTCCTGTATGAATCGGACTACCGCAACGGCCTGCAGATTCTGAACATCAGCGGCCCACCTCGCCGGTGCTCACCGGCTACTCACTTATCCCGGCAGCAACTTCGGCTTTCAACGGCAACTGGGGCAATACCCTTCCTGCCCAGCGGTCACATCATCCTGGCCGACATCGAGCGCGGGCTGTTCGTGCTGCGTTTCAATGAACTGCCCGGTTCGACCACATTCACCATCGCCGCCGCGCCGCAGGCGCTGAATGTCTGCGCCGGCGGCAGCGCGCAATCCACCATCAGCATCGGTCAGATTCGCGAGTTCCTGCCCACCGTCAATCTGAGCGCCAGCAACCTGCAGCCGGAGATCACGGCCAACTTTTGGCGCCTCATCCTGCTGCCGGGCAGCAGCACCGCAGCCTGA